One window from the genome of Schistocerca piceifrons isolate TAMUIC-IGC-003096 chromosome 8, iqSchPice1.1, whole genome shotgun sequence encodes:
- the LOC124711753 gene encoding cytochrome P450 6j1-like, translated as MTLVTGSWILDAALPLLLVPLLYWYATRNFDYWKKLGIPYMKPIPYVGNMGSVVIGQRHMGEPAFECYRKAGDAPFMGMFAFDKPILLVKDPALIGRIMSTDFSTFYATNAKIDPATDPVIASSLFGQHGAGWRKLRTVLSPAFTSGKMKLMFHLVNETGQKLAHHLESAASKGTEVELKDVMGRYTTDSVCSIFMGVNANSLENPKSPLREHVRRILRDTVVGRIITTLAFFAPQILSTLRIRLGSKKVEDFFVQNTVKLIEHRKETGIVRNDVIDMLTKIKDEQGEGDNEQLKLTNEIIAGQLMSFLAAGFDNSSSTLAFALFELAWNQSLQEEVRQHVRHVLSKHGGHITYEAINEMTDLTNVVSETQRKYPTVNFLNREASRDYRIEGTDIVLPKGTAVFVSVAGLHTDPKYWREPLRFWPDRFKEENSRDRPSHTFMPFGEGPRTCLGMRLAYMQVKVALVHILNNFEVHPAPSTPTSLSYHPSRFVGTPAVNVSLLFKKTTSS; from the exons ATGACGCTGGTGACGGGCAGTTGGATTTTGGACGCTGCGCTGCCATTGCTGTTGGTACCACTGCTTTACTGGTACGCGACGCGCAACTTCGACTACTGGAAGAAGCTGGGAATCCCCTACATGAAGCCCATACCTTACGTTGGCAACATGGGCAGCGTTGTGATCGGCCAGAGGCACATGGGGGAACCAGCCTTTGAATGCTACCGCAAGGCTGGAGACGCTCCCTTCATGGGCATGTTCGCCTTCGACAAGCCCATCCTCTTAGTGAAGGACCCCGCTCTCATAGGACGCATCATGAGCACCGACTTCTCCACGTTCTACGCAACCAACGCTAAGATCGACCCAGCGACTGACCCGGTCATTGCCTCATCTCTTTTTGGCCAACATGGCGCTGG aTGGAGGAAACTACGTACTGTACTATCCCCAGCATTCACTTCCGGCAAGATGAAGCTCATGTTCCACCTTGTGAACGAAACTGGACAGAAACTGGCCCATCACCTTGAGTCTGCAGCGTCAAAAG GAACTGAAGTGGAACTGAAGGACGTCATGGGCCGTTATACGACGGACTCGGTTTGCTCCATCTTCATGGGTGTAAACGCTAACTCTCTCGAAAACCCAAAGTCTCCTCTGCGAGAGCACGTGCGGCGAATCTTGAGAGATACCGTCGTTGGAAGGATCATCACCACGCTGGCGTTCTTCGCTCCACAGATCCTGTCCACACTCCGCATCCGACTCGGCAGCAAGAAAGTAGAGGACTTCTTTGTACAAAACACAGTTAAG CTGATAGAGCATCGGAAGGAAACGGGCATTGTGCGGAACGACGTAATTGACATGCTCACGAAGATCAAGGACGAGCAGGGAGAGGGTGATAACGAACAACTCA AGCTGACGAACGAGATCATCGCAGGCCAGCTGATGTCGTTCTTGGCTGCTGGCTTCGACAACTCGTCTTCGACGCTGGCCTTCGCCCTGTTCGAGCTGGCGTGGAACCAGAGTCTGCAGGAGGAGGTGCGCCAGCACGTGCGCCACGTGCTGAGCAAACACGGCGGCCACATCACGTACGAGGCGATCAACGAGATGACGGACCTCACCAACGTCGTCAGCG AGACGCAGCGGAAGTACCCCACAGTGAATTTCCTGAACCGCGAGGCGTCTCGCGACTACAGGATAGAAGGGACGGACATAGTGCTGCCCAAGGGCACAGCAGTCTTCGTGTCGGTGGCCGGTCTCCACACCGACCCCAAGTACTGGAGGGAGCCGCTCAGGTTCTGGCCGGACCGCTTCAAAGAGGAGAACTCCAGGGACAGACCGAGCCACACGTTCATGCCGTTCGGCGAGGGCCCCAGGACGTGCCTCG GTATGAGACTCGCGTACATGCAAGTGAAAGTGGCTCTCGTGCACATTCTCAACAACTTCGAAGTGCACCCAGCGCCTTCGACGCCTACCAGTTTGAGTTACCATCCATCCAGGTTTGTTGGAACTCCAGCAGTAAACGTGTCTCTACTCTTCAAGAAGACCACGTCTTCATAA